One Plasmodium vinckei vinckei genome assembly, chromosome: PVVCY_09 genomic region harbors:
- a CDS encoding protein farnesyltransferase subunit beta, putative translates to MENQNDTYSLRYNKKIYLIKLLYELIICEKNKDNYSPDFEDDKFYNYIDNILKLLFNYIFDVNSDYYTHDLNNNIDINISSSSSEASSDVFLYSEEKEKELSDFFNFNTNNINQKEVYHNENDTEHELDNFEDTKNHINIISKENTINNNINTDIKWDPNLSIIETLNLKNSSGENEQNQHIKSVFSENNDDLSDVLFNYHLNCDRNTKSIKDTKKTQKEILSIYYKSFSTTVIDMLLNNNKIEISDIILFFIFDHVKNIEDIRSFFSKGYYTFDKIYSYIQHCKCENNGHLKKDGSKFPSIDNHLKFNNANEKKDNDINPQNSDICNAQTIKMDENSHTLESQPQNKLLFHTKNLEEKSIGITTEMSDRKPSIATNHTKDLCDKNFLNCMPLLICENEKINAEVLINDMLNKSENHIDVKNSDILKLKNIKINENSFTIENYEFQLNKSSVLLNKFIFILNLQLEKERHFKICTDIYFLKNLSLSFLEASKPWIFYWCIHTIYILYNDFEIEQKLCKDTFSTIKKNVFYYLNKIKNKNDGFGGGLNQYTHITTTYAAICVFIYLNDNENDFLGFIDKKKLHSYILQLKCKDGSFRLHKDGEIDMRGTYCAIAVCSMCHILTKSIKKNVAKYILSCQNYEGGFTSEKFQESHGGYTYCALATLCILGKIKKVNLNKLMLWVINRQGNLEGAFTGRTNKLVDACYSFWIGSIFFIINEIYTLKKLFKQSETKQKSINKNAKTIDNGNYPKSDEFKAFEINNLKENTNILFNMNYLKLYLLLCSQSNKGGMKDKPKEKVDYYHTCYALSGLTLVENYLLAHKQYFEDTYNVENINKLNKIHILYNITVQKVYKSYNYFSPDFPLNENKINHKVGKGAYFYLKNLVH, encoded by the coding sequence atggaaaatcaGAATGACACATACAGTCtaagatataataaaaaaatatacctCATAAAGTTGTTATatgaattaattatatgtgAAAAGAACAAAGATAATTATTCTCCAGATTTTGAAGatgataaattttataattatatagataatattttgaaactattatttaattatatatttgatgtAAACAGTGACTATTATACACATGATctgaataataatattgacataaatatatcctCAAGTTCATCCGAAGCATCGAGtgatgtttttttatattctgaagagaaagaaaaagagCTATCAGACTTCTTCAACTTTAATacaaacaatataaatcaaaaagAAGTTTAtcataatgaaaatgacaCGGAACATGAACTCGATAATTTTGAAGACAcaaaaaatcatataaatataattagtaaagaaaatacgattaataataatataaatactgACATAAAATGGGATCCAAATTTAAGCATAATTGAAACACTTAATCTTAAAAATTCGAGTGGagaaaatgaacaaaatcAACATATTAAATCCGTTTTCtcagaaaataatgatgatcTATCTGATGTACTTTTCAATTATCACTTAAATTGTGATAGAAACACTAAATCTATAAAggatacaaaaaaaactcaaaaagaaattctgagtatatattacaaatCCTTTTCTACAACAGTTATTGATATGCttttaaacaataataaaattgaaatatcagacataatattattctttatttttgatcacgttaaaaatattgaagaTATAagatcttttttttcaaaggGTTATTATACATTTGATAAGATATACTCCTACATTCAACATTGTAAATGTGAGAATAATGGACATTTGAAAAAGGATGGGAGCAAATTTCCTTCCATCGATAATCATTTAAAGTTTAATAATGCCAATGAAAAGAAagataatgatataaatccTCAAAATTCTGATATTTGTAATGCacaaacaataaaaatggacGAAAATTCCCATACTCTTGAGAGTCAACCTCAAAATAAACTATTATTTCATACTAAAAATTTAGAAGAGAAATCAATAGGCATTACCACTGAAATGAGTGATCGAAAACCCTCTATCGCTACTAACCATACAAAAGATTTAtgtgataaaaattttcttaATTGTATGCCCCTTCTAATAtgtgaaaatgaaaaaataaacgcAGAAGTATTGATAAATGATATGCTAAACAAATCTGAAAACCATATAGATGTTAAAAATAGTgacattttaaaattaaaaaacattaaGATAAACGAAAATTCATTCACAATTGAAAATTACGAATttcaattaaataaatcttCTGTTTTActcaataaatttatttttatattaaatttacaattagaaaaagaaaggcatttcaaaatttgtactgatatatattttttaaaaaacttaAGCTTAAGTTTTTTGGAAGCATCCAAACCGTGGATTTTTTATTGGTGCATACatactatttatattttatataacgATTTTGAAATCGAGCAAAAGCTATGTAAAGACACATTTAgtactataaaaaaaaatgttttttattatttaaataaaattaaaaataaaaatgatggcTTTGGCGGAGGGCTAAATCAGTATACACATATAACAACTACTTATGCCGCAATATGtgtgtttatatatttgaatgataatgaaaacGATTTTTTAGGTtttattgataaaaaaaaattacattcTTATATTCTTCAGTTGAAATGCAAAGATGGATCTTTCAGATTACACAAAGATGGAGAAATAGATATGAGGGGAACATACTGCGCTATAGCAGTATGTTCTATGTGCCATATATTAACTAaaagtattaaaaaaaatgttgcaaaatatattttatcatgcCAAAACTATGAAGGAGGATTTACAAGTGAAAAATTTCAAGAAAGTCATGGTGGATATACATATTGTGCTTTAGCTACTTTATGCATATTaggaaaaattaaaaaagtaaatttaaataaattaatgttATGGGTAATTAATAGACAAGGGAATTTAGAAGGTGCATTTACAGGAAGAACAAATAAGCTAGTTGATGCATGCTATTCATTTTGGATAGGGTCTATCttctttataataaatgagaTATATacactaaaaaaattattcaaGCAAAGTGAAACCAAACAAAAATcgattaataaaaatgccAAGACTATTGATAATGGTAATTATCCCAAATCAGACGAATTTAAAGCTTttgaaattaataatttgaagGAAAACACAAACATATTATTCAATATGAATTATCTAAAGTTATATCTCCTCCTCTGCTCTCAAAGTAATAAGGGGGGAATGAAAGATAAACCAAAGGAAAAAGTTGATTATTATCACACATGCTATGCTTTAAGTGGGCTAACGTTAgtagaaaattatttattagcACATAAGCAATATTTTGAAGATACATACAACGtcgaaaatataaataagttaaacaaaatacacattttatacaatataACTGTTCAAAAGGTTTATAAAAGTTATAACTACTTTTCCCCTGATTTTCCactaaatgaaaataagaTTAATCATAAAGTTGGAAAAGGGGCATATTTCTATTTGAAAAATCTTGTTCATTAA
- a CDS encoding merozoite adhesive erythrocytic binding protein — translation MKSYYNIFVFCIFISLWIPSMRAIDNPQEDFMDRFNILNNHVNIKWTNSGSLGKGNFKFEIYDEDNINSKLNTLENAQMCPNNEKGTIYRGSCPNYGKTFSMNLDQNEYNEDFLNEIHLGLLNKKLSVDLEIPINMSGLAMYQGLFASCPYDKNHADDIKNEKEYDMCFNKFYNKQQNISTRIKKYPLISSYTYFGSHGLGGRLGSNTEYPLHIYNPIENYRTKKMRYPKLVETLDDCSIYSHCIGPCFNKDFDNKCFRDLPVVFNHKTKECIIMGTHEEKKTKNCNSDNSRNNNRCFSSIKKEKGKDWTYASSFLRPDYEAKCPPRYPLNNSEFGYFNYNTGECVSPTKSHNNSLVRFNECIEKLFNFNYANEDPDQKVSNYLWGVWTLENKQNKLNSMNDLGVCTLLKERPTCVSKKQNHYSFTNLTANYFDRNQNIEYPNIENAKIGKNQNYELSGNIKYNDKELKIFDISKGKEINGNDISEIKENSKLQTNKRNEAKKTKYGLYNYPITPISYLQIHHKSELKKNYNMHFEKAFTPFHNTNGSIRYEGNNRFSTDTNNKRGDAYRTQYIDLNSNNNYKKPENKPNPQAEYMQRFDIEKNHIYIDWKEDGKYGNDKLKYDIISHKTADTIQSLLITDKDDICPNHYSPGRAQGSCPNYGKSLIVKSHEISDEEAYLNLNFLNEIHTGYLNKYMKCNVELPYNKSGLAMHNGDLTMCPSSMNEENLYKTKSDYNYGMCKSTVLKERVYMKRFDRRTKKWLYFGLSGLGGRLGSNLSKKNSFKSYQNNITLPMYNPSLINNLLDCSLYSYCLGPCLENAYNNKCFRNLPAYFNHETNECIILGTHEQERVDDCRMNKNDTNKPNCQEVRKTPLLKDWTYVTSFIRPDYEEKCPPRYPLKFKSFGKYDEATGKCKSLINKDYIINIQWFAPCLEYMFIISPNISPESEKRRHWGVWVADEPVNSNNLHNAKGKCYYITEKPDCVIDKVNHFSFTSLTTNGIDFNQNINLEKLDELVINNDQVSSHNRSKYNKPIENSESTIVRSHKNFPENASNLKTNGHTQNRMRGEFAKESDSTRSTDESRMSELIKKREEDAKNDEIIRKFEEARIAAMIKKRERAPKNDQIIKKIEEARKNSEASKAEEERKRVEEAKKAEEERKRVEEAKKAEEERKRVEATKKAEEKKKKAEERKKKIEERKKKAEERKKKAEAAKNDEIIKKIEEARKKAEEERKRDEEAKKAEEEKKRVEAEKKAEEERKRVEAEKKAEEERKRVEAAKKAEEERKRVEAEKKAEEERKRVEEAKKVEEERKRVEAEKKVEEERKRVEAEKKIEEERKRREEAKKVEEERKRVEAEKKAEEERKRVEVAKKIEEERKRIEAEKKVEEERKRVEAAKKAEEERKRVEEAKKAEEERKRVEAAKKAEEERKRVEEAKKAEEERKRVEEAKKVEEERKRVEAEKKVEEERKRVEAEKKAEEERKRVEEAKKVEEERKRVEAEKKVEEERKRVEAEKKAEEERKRVEEAKKAEEERKRVEEAKKAEEERKRVEAEKKAEEERKRVEEAKKAEEERKRVEEAKKAEEERKRVEAEKKAEEERKRVEAEKKAEEERKRVEAAKKAEEERKRVEAAKKTEDERKKDSNLAEIKISNNNHETRHIDDNSFKKLDESEYKSRNVNNTRNKIINLAKENMCINDISSKYCDYMKDKISSGSCSNNERKQLCCSISDYCLNYFDYNSNKYYDCTKNEFSDPSYKCFNNEEYSKTVYFAGAGIIMSILFAICFKIIGKNWFKEVAFDEIVEDYDKVYTLAMICNNISKNDLITSNEQI, via the exons ATGAAGTCatattataacatttttgtattttgtatttttatatccttATGGATTCCTTCTATGCGGGCCATAGATAACCCACAAGAAGATTTTATGGACAGGTTTAATATCCTAAATAACCATGTAAACATAAAATGGACGAACTCTGGATCACTAGGAAAaggaaattttaaatttgaaaTTT ATGATGAAGACAATATAAATTCTAAATTAAATACTTTAGAAAACGCACAGATGTGtccaaataatgaaaaaggaACCATATATAGAGGAAGTTGCCCAAATTACGGAAAAACGTTTTCGATGAATTTGGatcaaaatgaatataatgaagATTTCTTAAATGAAATTCATTTGGgtttattaaataagaaATTGTCGGTTGATTTGGAAATCCCAATTAATATGAGTGGGCTAGCTATGTACCAAGGTTTGTTTGCAAGTTGCccttatgataaaaatcatgctgatgatataaaaaatgaaaaagagtATGATATgtgttttaataaattttataacaaACAACAGAATATATCTacaagaattaaaaaatacccGTTAATAAGTAGctatacatattttggATCACATGGATTAGGGGGTCGATTAGGTTCTAATACTGAATATcctttacatatttataatccAATTGAGAATTatagaacaaaaaaaatgaggtATCCTAAATTAGTCGAAACTTTGGACGATTGCTCGATATATTCTCACTGTATCGGGCCATGTTTTAATAAAGACTTTGATAACAAATGCTTTCGTGATTTACCTGTGGTTTTTAATCACAAAACAAAGGAGTGTATAATAATGGGAACtcatgaagaaaaaaaaacaaaaaattgcaACTCGGACAATTCTAGAAATAACAATAGATGTTTTTcatctataaaaaaagaaaagggAAAGGATTGGACATATGCATCTTCTTTTTTGCGTCCAGATTATGAAGCAAAATGCCCACCAAGATACCCACTAAATAATAGTGAATTTGGTTactttaattataataccGGAGAATGTGTGTCACCTACAAAATCACACAATAATAGTTTGGTTAGATTTAATGAATGTATTGAGAAattgtttaattttaattatgcGAATGAGGACCCAGACCAAAAAGTGAGCAATTATTTATGGGGAGTTTGGACattagaaaataaacaaaataaactaAATTCAATGAATGATTTGGGAGTTTGCACGTTATTAAAAGAAAGACCAACATGTGtttcaaaaaaacaaaatcaTTACTCCTTTACTAATTTAACagcaaattattttgatagGAATCAAAATATTGAATATCCAAATATCGAAAATGCCAAAATAGggaaaaatcaaaattatgaatTGAGTgggaatataaaatataatgataaagaGCTTAAAATTTTCGATATAAGCAAGGGAAAGGAAATAAATGGGAATGATATTagtgaaataaaagaaaatagtAAACTCCAAACTAATAAACGCAACGAAGCgaaaaagacaaaatatggattatataattatccGATTACCCCAATATCATATCTTCAAATACATCATAAAAgcgaattaaaaaaaaattataatatgcattttGAAAAAGCGTTCACGCCTTTTCATAATACGAATGGTTCAATCCGTTATGAAGGGAATAATAGATTTAGCACTGACACAAATAACAAAAGAGGAGATGCATATAGAACTCAGTATATAGAtttaaatagtaataataattacaaaaaacCAGAAAATAAACCTAACCCTCAAGCTGAATATATGCAAAGGTttgatattgaaaaaaatcatatatatattgattGGAAGGAAGATGGTAAATATGGAAAcgataaattaaaatatgatataatatCACATAAAACTGCGGATACTATTCaatcattattaattaCCGACAAAGATGATATATGTCCTAATCATTATTCTCCTGGAAGGGCACAAGGAAGTTGTCCTAATTATGGTAAATCTCTTATTGTTAAATCGCATGAAATTAGTGATGAAGAGGCATATttgaatttaaattttttaaatgaaatacaTACTGGATACcttaacaaatatatgaaatgtAATGTTGAACttccatataataaaagtgGATTAGCTATGCATAATGGTGATTTAACTATGTGCCCCAGCTCTATgaatgaagaaaatttgtataaaacAAAGAGTGATTATAATTATGGTATGTGCAAAAGTACTGTACTTAAAGAAAGGGTATATATGAAAAGGTTTGATCGTAGAACTAAAAAATGGTTATATTTTGGTCTTTCTGGTTTAGGAGGGCGATTGGGATCTAAtctttcaaaaaaaaattcgtTTAAATCATATCAAAATAACATAACATTGCCAATGTATAATCCGtcattaataaataatttacttGATTGCTCATTATATAGTTATTGTTTAGGCCCATGCCTGgaaaatgcatataataataaatgtttCCGTAATTTGCCAGCATATTTTAATCATGAAACAAATgaatgtataatattagGAACCCATGAGCAAGAAAGAGTTGATGATTGTagaatgaataaaaatgatacaaATAAGCCTAATTGCCAGGAAGTTAGAAAAACTCCATTATTAAAAGATTGGACATATGTCACATCATTTATTAGGCCAGACTATGAAGAGAAATGCCCACCAAGATATCCTCTCAAATTTAAAAGTTTTGGGAAATATGATGAAGCAACAGGAAAGTGCAAAAGtcttataaataaagattatatcattaatatCCAATGGTTTGCTCCTTGTTTAGAATATATGTTCATAATTTCTCCTAATATTTCACCTGAAAGCGAAAAAAGAAGGCATTGGGGTGTTTGGGTTGCAGACGAACCTGTTAATTCGAATAATTTGCATAATGCTAAAGGaaaatgttattatataactGAAAAACCTGATTGTGTTATTGATAAAGTAAATCATTTCTCATTTACTTCCCTCACAACAAATGGTATTGATtttaatcaaaatattaatcTCGAAAAACTTGATGAATTAGTGATAAATAATGACCAAGTATCTTCACATAATAgatcaaaatataataagcCTATTGAAAATTCTGAATCTACTATTGTAAGAAGTCATAAGAATTTTCCTGAGAATGCTAGTAACTTAAAAACTAACGGTCATACCCAAAATAGAATGAGGGGAGAATTTGCAAAGGAAAGTGATTCTACAAGAAGTACCGATGAATCAAGAATGTCTGAACTGATAAAGAAACGTGAAGAAGATGCAAAGaatgatgaaataataaGGAAATTTGAAGAAGCACGAATAGCTGCGATGATAAAGAAGCGTGAAAGGGCTCCAAAGAATGATcagataataaagaaaattgaAGAAGCTAGAAAGAATTCTGAGGCTAGTAAAGCTGAAGAAGAACGAAAAAGAGTTGAGGAAGCTAAGAAAGCAGAAGAGGAAAGAAAAAGAGTTGAGGAAGCTAAGAAAGCAGAAGAGGAAAGAAAAAGGGTTGAAGCTACAAAGAAAGCagaagagaaaaaaaaaaaagcagaagagaggaaaaaaaaaatagaagagagaaaaaaaaaagctgaagagaggaaaaaaaaagctgAAGCTGCAAAGAACGATGagataataaagaaaattgaAGAAGCTAGAAAGAAGGCAGAAGAGGAAAGAAAAAGAGATGAAGAAGCTAAGAAAGCAGAAGAGGAAAAGAAAAGAGTGGAAGCTGAAAAGAAAGCAGAAGAGGAAAGGAAAAGAGTGGAAGCTGAAAAGAAAGCAGAAGAAGAAAGGAAAAGAGTTGAAGCTGCAAAGAAGGCAGAGGAAGAACGAAAAAGAGTGGAAGCTGAAAAGAAAGCAGAAGAAGAAAGGAAAAGAGTTGAGGAAGCTAAGAAGGTAGAAGAGGAAAGAAAAAGGGTTGAAGCTGAAAAGAAGGTAGAAGAAGAACGAAAAAGAGTTGAAGCTGAAAAGAAAATAGAAGAAGAACGGAAAAGACGTGAAGAAGCTAAAAAAGTAGAAGAGGAAAGGAAAAGAGTTGAAGCGGAAAAGAAGGCAGAAGAAGAACGAAAAAGAGTTGAAGTTGCAAAGAAAATAGAagaagaaagaaaaaggaTTGAAGCTGAAAAGAAGGTAGAAGAAGAACGGAAAAGAGTTGAAGCTGCAAAGAAGGCAGAGGAAGAACGAAAAAGAGTTGAGGAAGCTAAGAAGGCAGAAGAAGAAAGGAAAAGAGTTGAAGCTGCAAAGAAGGCAGAAGAAGAACGAAAAAGAGTTGAAGAAGCTAAGAAAGCAGAAGAAGAAAGGAAAAGAGTTGAGGAAGCTAAGAAGGTAGAAGAGGAAAGAAAAAGGGTTGAAGCTGAAAAGAAGGTAGAAGAAGAACGAAAAAGAGTGGAAGCTGAAAAGAAAGCAGAAGAAGAAAGGAAAAGAGTTGAGGAAGCTAAGAAGGTAGAAGAGGAAAGAAAAAGGGTTGAAGCTGAAAAGAAGGTAGAAGAAGAACGAAAAAGAGTTGAAGCTGAAAAGAAAGCAGAAGAGGAAAGAAAAAGAGTTGAAGAAGCTAAGAAAGCAGAAGAAGAAAGGAAAAGAGTTGAAGAAGCTAAGAAAGCAGAAGAAGAACGAAAAAGAGTTGAAGCTGAAAAGAAAGCAGAAGAGGAAAGAAAAAGAGTTGAAGAAGCTAAGAAAGCAGAAGAAGAAAGGAAAAGAGTTGAAGAAGCTAAGAAAGCAGAAGAAGAACGAAAAAGAGTTGAAGCTGAAAAGAAGGCAGAAGAGGAAAGAAAAAGAGTTGAAGCTGAAAAGAAAGCAGAAGAAGAAAGGAAAAGAGTTGAAGCTGCAAAGAAGGCAGAAGAAGAACGAAAAAGAGTGGAAGCTGCAAAGAAAACAGAGGACGAGCGAAAAAAAGACAGCAATCTTgctgaaataaaaatttcgAATAACAATCATGAAACGCGCCATATTGATGATAatagttttaaaaaattagatgAATCAGAATATAAATCAAGAAATGTTAATAACACACGGAATAAAATCATAAACCTGGCAAAGGAAAATATGTGTATTAACGATATTTCATCAAAATATTGTGACTATATGAAAGACAAAATATCATCTGGAAGTTGCTCGAATAATGAAAGGAAACAATTATGCTGTTCAATATCAGATTATTGCTTAAACTATTTTGAttataattcaaataaatattatgattgCACAAAGAATGAATTTTCAGATCCTTCATATAAATGCTTTAATAACGAGGAATATTCAA AAACGGTTTATTTTGCTGGGGCGGGAATAATAATGTCGATCCTGTTTGCCATATGTTTCAAAATTATAGGAAAAAATTG gtTTAAGGAAGTTGCTTTTGATGAAATTGTTGAAGATTATGATAAAGTCTATACGTTAGCTATgatatgtaataatatttcaaaaaatgatttaataaCTT CTAACGAACAAATATAA
- a CDS encoding mitochondrial ATP synthase delta subunit, putative produces MLNRVQKLFFSTAKNSNLYLTISSSSESIFRNQVIKRASVPGIEGYFTITNNHSPLVTLLRNGVITVEFDEKEKKQFFISDGIFIYKKSNDNSNNNNAEIVGIEIVPLEYLDKNKTVKVLQQMCAINDTTDDKWRKIKTMMGKELCSSIIRNAP; encoded by the exons ATGTTGAACAGGGTCcaaaaacttttttttagtacTGCAAAAAATAGCAATTTGTATTTAACTATATCTTCGTCAAGCGAATCTATATTTAGAAACCAAGTCATCAAGAGGGCTTCAGTCCCCG gAATTGAAGGATATTTCACTATAACAAATAACCACAGTCCTTTAGTTACGTTATTAAGAAATGGAGTAATTACTGTCGAGTTTGatgaaaaggaaaaaaaacaattttttatttctgatggaatatttatatataaaaaaagtaatgaCAATAgcaacaataataatgctGAAATTGTAGGTATCGAAATTGTTCCATTAGAATACCTAGACAAAAACAAAACCGTTAAGGTCTTACAACAAATGTGCGCAATAAATGACACAACTGATGATAAATGGAGAAAAATCAAAACTATGATGGG gaAGGAGTTATGCTCCTCAATTATTCGAAACGCACCATGA